A genomic stretch from Marinimicrobium sp. C6131 includes:
- the flhA gene encoding flagellar biosynthesis protein FlhA has protein sequence MALPSFSQLNNIDRRAAFNHIRGLGRGNIGIPVLLLMLLGMMILPVPPILLDAFFSFNIALSIVVLLVGVYAMRPLDFAVFPTILLVATLLRLALNVASTRVVLLNGHEGGDAAGKVIEAFGEVVIGGNYAVGLVVFLILMIINFVVVTKGAGRISEVSARFTLDAMPGKQMAIDADLNAGLIDQDEARTRRKEVASEADFYGAMDGASKFVRGDAIAGILILVINIIGGLGIGMIQHDLDFSTALENYILLTIGDGLVAQIPSLLLSTSAAILVTRVNSSEDMREQIMGQMFATPKALAIASGVLLLMGSIPGMPHVAFLGLGLLCGALAYFIHWRSLQPQAVDDDEYRPAGGRPSGSGGSGPTVTPSAPNPGQASLPPAKESAELDWDDVQPVDIIGLEVGYRLIPLVDRGQGGELLGRIKGVRRKLSQEMGFLIPSVHIRDNLDLLPNKYRISLMGVSLAEAEVYPDREMAINPGQVFGELDGTKTKDPAFGLDAVWIDASQKEKAQTLGYTVVDASTVVATHLNQILQKHTWELLGHEDVQKLLDMLAKNSPKLVEELVPNTISLNVLLKVLQNLLRERVPIRDMRSIAEALAANGSKSQDPAALTNVARVALSRQIVQNIVGSDVELPVITLEPELEQLLLNTLQQAQKSGADDSAFIEPSLAERLQRSLMEAAQKQEVAGKPLILLVAAPLRNMLARFARNSVPDMNVLAYTEVPENKQISIDATVGAGQSNNR, from the coding sequence ATGGCACTTCCCAGCTTCAGCCAACTGAATAACATCGACCGCCGCGCCGCCTTCAATCATATTCGCGGACTCGGTCGCGGCAACATCGGCATCCCCGTACTGCTGCTTATGCTGCTGGGCATGATGATCCTGCCGGTGCCGCCGATACTGCTCGACGCCTTCTTCTCCTTCAATATCGCCCTGTCCATCGTCGTGCTATTGGTTGGCGTGTACGCCATGCGCCCGCTGGACTTCGCGGTCTTCCCCACCATTCTGCTGGTTGCGACCCTCTTGCGTCTGGCCCTGAATGTCGCCTCCACCCGTGTGGTACTGCTCAATGGCCATGAGGGCGGCGATGCCGCCGGTAAAGTGATCGAGGCGTTTGGTGAAGTGGTCATCGGCGGCAACTACGCCGTGGGTCTGGTGGTGTTCCTGATCCTGATGATCATCAATTTTGTCGTGGTGACCAAAGGGGCAGGGCGGATCTCGGAAGTGAGTGCCCGGTTTACCCTGGACGCCATGCCCGGCAAACAGATGGCCATTGACGCCGACCTGAACGCCGGGCTGATCGACCAGGACGAGGCGCGTACCCGCCGTAAAGAAGTCGCCAGTGAGGCGGACTTCTACGGGGCCATGGACGGTGCCAGCAAATTCGTGCGCGGCGACGCCATCGCCGGCATCCTGATTCTGGTGATCAACATTATCGGTGGCTTGGGGATCGGGATGATTCAGCATGACCTGGACTTTTCCACGGCGTTGGAGAATTACATTCTGCTGACCATTGGTGACGGTCTGGTCGCCCAGATTCCATCGCTGTTGCTGTCGACCTCCGCCGCCATCCTGGTGACCCGGGTCAACAGTTCCGAGGATATGCGTGAGCAGATCATGGGGCAGATGTTCGCGACCCCCAAGGCCTTGGCCATCGCCTCGGGCGTTCTCTTGCTGATGGGCTCCATCCCCGGCATGCCCCACGTGGCGTTCCTTGGCCTGGGTCTGCTCTGCGGCGCCCTGGCGTACTTCATTCACTGGCGCAGCCTGCAACCCCAGGCGGTCGATGACGATGAGTACCGGCCCGCCGGCGGGCGCCCATCGGGTTCTGGCGGTAGTGGGCCGACGGTCACACCCTCGGCGCCGAACCCCGGACAGGCGTCACTGCCGCCCGCCAAAGAATCGGCGGAGCTGGATTGGGATGATGTCCAACCGGTGGACATCATTGGGCTGGAAGTCGGGTATCGCCTGATTCCGCTGGTGGACCGGGGGCAGGGGGGAGAGCTGCTCGGCCGGATCAAGGGGGTACGTCGCAAACTGTCCCAGGAGATGGGTTTCCTGATTCCCTCCGTGCACATTCGCGATAACCTGGACCTGCTGCCGAACAAATACCGGATCAGCCTGATGGGGGTTTCGTTGGCCGAGGCGGAGGTCTACCCGGATCGGGAAATGGCCATCAATCCCGGTCAGGTGTTCGGTGAGCTGGATGGCACCAAAACCAAAGATCCGGCGTTTGGCCTTGACGCCGTCTGGATTGACGCCAGCCAGAAAGAGAAGGCCCAGACACTGGGTTATACCGTGGTGGATGCCAGTACCGTAGTGGCGACCCATCTGAATCAGATCCTGCAAAAGCACACCTGGGAGCTGCTCGGTCACGAGGATGTCCAGAAGCTGCTGGATATGCTCGCGAAAAACTCGCCCAAACTGGTCGAGGAACTGGTGCCCAATACCATCAGCCTGAATGTGCTGCTCAAGGTGTTGCAGAACCTGTTGCGCGAGCGGGTGCCGATTCGGGATATGCGGTCGATTGCCGAAGCATTGGCGGCCAACGGCAGCAAGAGTCAAGATCCCGCCGCTTTGACCAATGTGGCCCGGGTCGCCCTGTCGCGCCAGATCGTCCAGAACATCGTAGGGTCGGACGTTGAGCTGCCGGTGATCACCCTTGAGCCAGAGTTGGAACAGTTGTTGCTAAATACCCTTCAGCAGGCACAAAAATCTGGCGCTGATGACAGCGCCTTTATTGAGCCGAGTCTGGCGGAACGACTTCAGAGGTCGCTGATGGAGGCCGCTCAGAAGCAGGAGGTGGCCGGCAAGCCACTGATCCTGCTGGTAGCGGCGCCACTGCGCAATATGCTGGCACGGTTCGCGCGCAATAGCGTTCCGGATATGAATGTCCTGGCGTACACCGAAGTGCCGGAGAATAAGCAGATTTCCATTGACGCCACAGTGGGGGCCGGTCAGAGCAACAACCGGTAA
- the flhB gene encoding flagellar biosynthesis protein FlhB translates to MAEENDSSQEKTEEPTTRKQEKAREEGQIPRSRELTTTFILLAGTVGLLLFGPFMAGKLAGILKFNFTLDREVVFNTDAMIEHLSASLYQGTLSMMPVFALLLVASIAGPIGLGGWLFSSKSMAPKASRMNPLAGLKRMFALKALMELAKALGKVILIMAVAVGLLVVQQQDMLRLSDQEPLTAIKNSVWLSAVGAIALAAVTIAIAAIDIPFQIFENKKKLKMSRQEVKDEMKDTEGKPEVKSKIRQLQREMAQRRMMSEVPKADVVITNPTHYSVALKYDPDTMATPILVAKGADQTALKIREIARAHNIDIMESPALTRAIYHTTEIDQEVPADLYMAVAQVLAYVFQLRNFRKGRGEKPAYPRNIQVPRDMRFD, encoded by the coding sequence ATGGCCGAAGAAAACGACAGCAGTCAGGAAAAAACAGAAGAGCCCACGACGCGAAAACAGGAAAAGGCGCGCGAGGAGGGGCAGATTCCCCGATCCCGGGAACTGACCACCACCTTCATATTGCTTGCCGGTACCGTTGGCCTGCTGCTGTTCGGCCCGTTTATGGCCGGCAAGTTGGCCGGCATCCTCAAATTCAACTTCACCCTGGATCGTGAGGTGGTGTTCAACACCGACGCGATGATCGAGCATCTCAGCGCGTCCCTGTACCAGGGAACCCTGAGCATGATGCCGGTGTTCGCCTTGCTTCTGGTGGCCTCCATCGCCGGCCCCATTGGTCTGGGTGGCTGGCTGTTCAGCAGCAAATCCATGGCCCCCAAGGCCAGCCGAATGAATCCTCTCGCCGGTCTGAAGCGGATGTTTGCACTCAAGGCCCTGATGGAATTGGCCAAGGCGCTCGGCAAAGTCATTCTGATCATGGCGGTAGCCGTCGGACTGCTGGTGGTGCAGCAGCAGGACATGTTGCGGCTGTCGGATCAGGAGCCTTTGACGGCGATCAAAAACTCGGTGTGGCTGAGCGCGGTCGGCGCCATCGCCCTGGCGGCGGTCACCATCGCCATCGCGGCCATTGATATCCCGTTCCAGATTTTTGAGAACAAGAAGAAGTTGAAAATGTCCCGTCAGGAAGTCAAGGATGAGATGAAGGACACCGAAGGTAAGCCGGAGGTCAAGAGTAAAATCCGGCAGTTACAACGGGAAATGGCCCAGCGCCGTATGATGTCGGAAGTCCCCAAGGCGGACGTGGTTATCACCAACCCCACGCACTATTCGGTGGCTTTGAAATACGACCCGGATACCATGGCGACGCCGATTCTGGTAGCCAAGGGGGCGGATCAGACGGCGCTGAAAATCCGGGAGATCGCGCGGGCGCACAATATCGACATCATGGAATCTCCCGCACTGACCCGGGCGATTTACCACACCACGGAAATCGATCAGGAAGTCCCGGCGGATCTGTACATGGCCGTTGCCCAGGTATTGGCCTATGTCTTCCAGCTACGCAATTTCCGCAAGGGCCGCGGCGAAAAACCCGCCTACCCAAGAAACATCCAAGTCCCCCGCGATATGCGCTTCGATTAG
- a CDS encoding chemotaxis protein CheA: MGFGDDEEILQDFLVEAGEILEKLSEQLVELEQRPDDADLLNAIFRGFHTVKGGAGFLQLDPMVECCHVTENLFDVLRNGQRQVTPELMDVVLQSLDTINQQFAEVSQREEMAHADPQLIDTLQRLVNGEPIGGGADAAPANAEGTESDVQAGHETANAQGDITDDEFEQLLDAIADEPGAAPAKTGSESTRPSDNSDVIQEDEFEALLDELHGKGKGPGASRPADPPAASAPGSDEIDDDEFEALLDQLHGKGKGPGTGAPARADDAPQAASAKPRGESKKPESNSPPADDLISDDEFESLLDELHGKGQGPTRKKPGESAPAKPESVKAPAPEVASSAPPAPAGGGAGDGRKPPAARPSGKPGDRDGGPAPAETTVRVDTQRLDEIMNMVGELVLVRNRLVRLGDDIENEALAKAVSNLDVVTADLQTSVMKTRMQPIKKVFGRFPRVVRDLARNLKKEVNLELVGEETDLDKNLVEALSDPLVHLVRNSVDHGIELPDLREANGKPRTGKVVLAAEQEGDHILLSITDDGAGMDPDKLRDIAVEKGVMDRDSANRLSDTEAFNLIFAPGFSTKKEISDVSGRGVGMDVVKTKITQLNGTIEIQSTKGEGTRLNIKVPLTLAIMPTLMVMLAEQAFALPLASVQEIFHMDMSRTHTVDGQECVTIRDRAIPVFYLKDWLITGPRQAREREAHVVIVAIGTRMVGFVVDQLIGQEEVVIKPLGKMLQGTPGMAGATITGDGTMALILDIPGLLKRYAGGV, translated from the coding sequence ATGGGGTTCGGTGACGACGAAGAAATCCTCCAGGACTTCCTGGTCGAAGCAGGTGAAATACTGGAGAAACTCTCCGAGCAGCTGGTCGAGTTGGAGCAGCGCCCTGACGACGCTGATTTGCTCAATGCGATTTTCCGTGGTTTCCACACCGTCAAAGGGGGCGCCGGATTTCTCCAGCTTGACCCGATGGTGGAGTGCTGTCATGTGACAGAGAACCTGTTTGACGTACTGCGTAACGGTCAGCGCCAGGTCACGCCCGAACTGATGGACGTGGTACTGCAGTCGCTCGATACCATCAATCAGCAGTTCGCGGAAGTGTCCCAACGGGAAGAAATGGCGCACGCCGATCCTCAACTGATTGATACCCTGCAACGACTGGTAAACGGTGAACCGATTGGTGGTGGCGCCGATGCGGCGCCGGCGAACGCGGAGGGCACCGAGTCGGATGTGCAGGCCGGGCACGAAACGGCCAATGCGCAGGGCGACATTACCGATGATGAGTTTGAGCAGCTACTGGATGCGATTGCCGATGAGCCCGGCGCCGCTCCCGCTAAAACCGGATCTGAATCAACGCGCCCGTCCGACAATAGTGATGTGATTCAGGAAGACGAGTTTGAAGCCTTGCTGGACGAACTGCACGGCAAGGGTAAGGGGCCTGGCGCCAGCCGGCCGGCTGACCCGCCTGCCGCCTCCGCGCCGGGCAGTGACGAAATTGATGACGACGAATTCGAAGCCCTGCTGGATCAGTTGCACGGCAAGGGCAAAGGTCCCGGTACCGGTGCGCCAGCCAGGGCGGATGATGCTCCGCAGGCGGCGTCTGCCAAGCCCCGGGGCGAGAGTAAAAAGCCGGAATCGAACAGTCCGCCGGCCGACGACCTGATCAGTGACGACGAGTTTGAGTCGCTGCTGGATGAGTTGCATGGTAAGGGCCAGGGCCCGACCCGCAAGAAGCCGGGGGAGAGCGCTCCGGCCAAACCCGAGAGCGTGAAGGCGCCGGCTCCCGAGGTCGCGTCGAGTGCACCGCCCGCGCCGGCTGGCGGCGGCGCGGGCGACGGCAGGAAACCGCCGGCAGCGCGCCCCTCCGGCAAGCCCGGTGACCGCGACGGGGGGCCGGCCCCGGCGGAGACGACGGTGCGCGTTGATACGCAGCGTCTCGATGAAATCATGAACATGGTGGGCGAGCTGGTGCTGGTGCGCAATCGTCTTGTGCGCCTGGGGGACGATATTGAAAATGAGGCACTGGCCAAGGCCGTCTCCAACCTCGATGTCGTGACCGCCGACCTGCAGACGTCCGTCATGAAAACCCGGATGCAACCGATCAAGAAAGTATTTGGTCGCTTTCCCCGTGTTGTGCGCGACCTGGCTCGCAACCTGAAAAAAGAGGTGAATCTGGAGCTGGTGGGCGAGGAGACCGATCTGGATAAAAACCTGGTTGAAGCCCTGTCCGACCCTCTGGTTCACCTGGTGCGCAACTCCGTGGATCACGGCATCGAATTGCCCGATCTGCGTGAGGCGAACGGCAAACCCCGCACCGGTAAGGTGGTACTCGCGGCGGAACAGGAGGGCGATCACATTCTGCTGTCAATCACCGATGATGGCGCCGGCATGGATCCTGACAAGTTGCGGGACATTGCCGTTGAGAAGGGCGTTATGGATCGCGATAGCGCCAACCGTCTGTCGGACACCGAAGCGTTTAATCTCATCTTTGCACCGGGCTTTTCCACCAAGAAGGAAATTTCCGATGTGTCCGGTCGGGGCGTGGGCATGGATGTGGTCAAGACCAAGATCACCCAGCTCAACGGCACCATTGAAATCCAGTCCACCAAGGGCGAGGGAACCCGGCTCAATATCAAAGTCCCGTTGACTCTGGCCATCATGCCGACGCTGATGGTGATGTTGGCGGAGCAGGCCTTCGCTTTGCCGTTGGCCAGCGTGCAGGAAATTTTCCATATGGATATGTCCAGAACGCACACGGTGGATGGTCAGGAGTGCGTGACCATCCGCGATCGGGCCATCCCGGTTTTCTACCTGAAAGACTGGCTGATCACCGGCCCGCGGCAGGCCCGTGAACGCGAAGCCCACGTGGTCATTGTCGCCATTGGTACCCGCATGGTGGGATTCGTGGTCGATCAACTCATCGGGCAGGAAGAGGTGGTGATCAAACCTCTGGGTAAAATGCTCCAGGGCACACCCGGTATGGCCGGAGCCACCATCACCGGCGACGGGACCATGGCGTTGATACTCGATATTCCGGGGTTGCTCAAGCGCTATGCCGGCGGCGTATAA
- the flhF gene encoding flagellar biosynthesis protein FlhF, which yields MQVKRFLAADMRRALEMVRQELGPDAVILSSNRTKDGVELLTTQASAPLAEAPQRTDSVSNAEPDGSRVTVRASESGQERAEAIERARQRQLAQRELDASAREFLQPNQRVNAGIRVQRSLLEAGGAAMDSVTPDRPAANRSRGAGFVSAAERYPLRDDESTAGPSGSTATSDPRLDTLQAELAEMRYLLEEQLSQMLGPRPTSRAPGLASIGRRLERMGLPPEVSEALLNDTSSDQPLAQAWTGALAQLARKLPADGGDPVSRGGVYALVGPTGAGKTTTIGKLAARYVMAHGARDVALVTLDTHRIGGHDQLRSLARILGVTLRVVDDQASLESVLYSLRRHRLVLIDTAGFRQGDPRLTEQLETLNRLPQVQSLMVLPSTSQAAMLKASLHAYGQGLSGCILSKLDESASLGEALGVVMQAGAPIVYTTHGQDIPRDIEIARPHQLVTRAASLVSRRDDAARRTRNTTAAAATRAL from the coding sequence ATGCAGGTCAAACGGTTTCTCGCGGCGGATATGCGACGTGCCCTGGAAATGGTTCGTCAGGAACTGGGGCCCGATGCGGTCATACTGTCCAGTAACCGCACGAAAGATGGTGTGGAGCTGCTGACCACCCAGGCCTCGGCGCCCCTGGCGGAAGCGCCTCAGAGGACAGATTCTGTATCGAACGCCGAGCCCGACGGGTCGCGTGTGACCGTGCGAGCGTCGGAAAGTGGTCAGGAACGGGCCGAGGCGATAGAGCGCGCCCGTCAGCGGCAGTTGGCCCAGCGTGAGCTGGATGCGTCGGCACGCGAGTTCCTGCAGCCAAATCAGCGCGTCAACGCCGGAATTCGCGTGCAGCGATCTCTGCTCGAAGCGGGCGGGGCGGCAATGGATTCTGTGACGCCAGACAGGCCGGCGGCCAATCGCTCCCGGGGAGCCGGCTTTGTCAGTGCCGCCGAGCGCTATCCGCTGAGAGATGACGAATCGACGGCGGGGCCATCGGGCTCAACGGCGACGAGCGATCCACGTCTGGACACACTGCAGGCCGAGTTGGCTGAAATGCGCTATCTGCTTGAAGAACAGCTCTCGCAGATGCTCGGTCCGCGCCCGACCTCCCGGGCGCCCGGGCTGGCAAGTATTGGTCGTCGTCTCGAGCGAATGGGATTGCCGCCGGAGGTGTCGGAGGCCCTTCTCAACGACACCTCCTCCGACCAACCGCTGGCGCAAGCCTGGACCGGCGCGCTGGCGCAGTTGGCCCGCAAGCTGCCCGCAGATGGCGGGGACCCGGTGTCCCGCGGCGGTGTCTATGCGCTGGTCGGACCGACCGGTGCCGGCAAAACCACAACCATCGGCAAGCTCGCGGCCCGTTACGTCATGGCCCACGGTGCCCGGGACGTGGCGTTGGTTACCCTTGATACCCACCGTATCGGAGGCCATGATCAGCTTCGCTCACTGGCACGTATCCTCGGTGTAACCCTCCGGGTGGTCGACGATCAGGCCAGTCTTGAGTCCGTGCTGTACAGTCTGCGCCGCCACCGCCTGGTCCTGATTGATACCGCGGGTTTCCGGCAGGGTGACCCCCGCCTCACGGAGCAGCTCGAAACGCTCAATCGGCTGCCCCAGGTCCAGTCATTGATGGTGTTGCCCAGTACCAGTCAGGCCGCCATGCTGAAGGCCTCGTTGCACGCGTACGGGCAGGGGCTGTCGGGCTGCATTCTCAGTAAACTGGACGAAAGTGCCAGTCTCGGTGAGGCGCTGGGCGTGGTCATGCAGGCCGGTGCGCCGATCGTCTATACTACCCACGGTCAGGATATCCCCCGGGATATCGAGATCGCACGCCCGCACCAGCTGGTGACCCGGGCGGCCAGTCTGGTCAGTCGGCGAGACGACGCCGCGCGCCGCACCCGCAACACAACGGCTGCAGCGGCCACCCGGGCCCTATAA
- a CDS encoding protein phosphatase CheZ has protein sequence MASTSQLHENDEFISELKECAKLLVDKLQGDQYEEASQLIHAITEVRDRHIFQSVGRLTRGLHDAIVNFNVDGDLSSEPPDIKNSEIRDASNRLNYVIDLTQQAAEKTMDMVDESAPIATNLGQEAGSLREEWARLKRREMSPDEFRELYHRMDEFLGQMVTGTETIGRNLQEIVLEQGFQDLTGQVLKRVIGLINDVEQDLVSLVRIAAQVEDVTGFVPDADSEEAAVKKRQLSSGEGPQMNASERADVVSSQDEVDDLLSSLGF, from the coding sequence ATGGCTTCAACATCCCAGTTGCATGAAAACGATGAGTTCATTTCCGAGCTGAAAGAGTGCGCCAAGCTGCTGGTCGACAAACTTCAGGGGGACCAGTATGAAGAGGCCTCTCAGCTGATTCACGCGATCACCGAAGTGCGCGACCGGCATATTTTCCAGTCTGTCGGGCGTCTGACCCGTGGCCTGCACGATGCGATTGTCAACTTCAATGTCGACGGTGATCTCAGCTCGGAACCACCGGATATCAAAAACTCCGAAATCCGGGACGCGTCCAACCGCCTGAATTATGTCATCGACCTGACTCAGCAGGCGGCCGAAAAAACCATGGATATGGTGGACGAGTCGGCCCCTATTGCCACCAATCTCGGGCAGGAAGCCGGCTCCTTGAGGGAAGAGTGGGCCAGGCTCAAACGTCGGGAAATGAGTCCGGACGAGTTTCGCGAGCTGTACCACCGGATGGATGAGTTTCTCGGGCAAATGGTCACCGGCACTGAGACCATAGGGCGTAACTTGCAGGAAATTGTCCTCGAACAAGGGTTTCAGGACCTGACCGGCCAGGTGCTCAAGCGGGTGATTGGACTGATCAATGACGTCGAACAGGATCTGGTCAGTCTGGTCCGGATTGCGGCTCAGGTGGAAGATGTTACAGGTTTTGTCCCCGATGCCGATAGTGAAGAAGCGGCAGTGAAAAAACGTCAACTGAGCTCCGGAGAGGGGCCGCAGATGAACGCCAGCGAACGGGCTGACGTGGTATCCAGTCAGGACGAAGTGGACGATTTGCTGTCGAGCCTGGGTTTTTAA
- a CDS encoding MinD/ParA family protein produces MSQMRPVQVIAVSGGKGGVGKSNISVNLSIALAELRRRVVLLDADLGLANVDVLLGLKAKHTLSDVLNGELGLRDVLVSGPSGLKIVPAASGVQRMTMLGPREHAGLINAFSELSDQVDVLVVDTAAGISDTVVSFVRAANEVLVVVCDEPSSITDAYALIKVLNRDHGLQRFRVVANMTRTTREGQLMFNKLNSVCERFLDVTLQYVGHVPFDENVRKAVQKQKSLLEFAPQSKAAQAIRTLAKEVDQWPLPSAPTGRLEFFVERLLQVANSR; encoded by the coding sequence ATGAGTCAAATGCGTCCGGTTCAAGTCATAGCAGTGTCCGGCGGCAAGGGCGGTGTGGGAAAGAGCAATATTTCCGTCAATCTGAGTATCGCCCTGGCCGAGCTTCGCCGCCGCGTGGTGCTGCTGGATGCGGACCTGGGGCTCGCCAATGTCGATGTACTGCTCGGCCTCAAAGCGAAGCACACCCTGTCCGATGTCCTCAACGGTGAACTGGGCCTGCGGGATGTACTGGTCAGCGGCCCATCCGGACTGAAAATCGTTCCGGCCGCTTCGGGGGTTCAGCGCATGACCATGCTGGGTCCCCGGGAGCACGCGGGCCTGATCAATGCGTTCAGTGAGCTGAGTGATCAGGTGGATGTGCTGGTGGTGGATACCGCTGCGGGCATATCCGATACCGTGGTGAGTTTTGTTCGGGCTGCCAATGAAGTGCTGGTGGTGGTGTGCGACGAGCCCTCGTCGATTACCGATGCCTACGCCCTGATCAAGGTGCTCAACCGGGACCACGGTCTGCAGCGCTTCCGGGTGGTGGCGAACATGACCCGCACCACCCGTGAAGGACAACTGATGTTCAACAAGTTGAACAGCGTGTGCGAGCGTTTTCTGGATGTTACCCTCCAGTACGTGGGCCACGTTCCTTTCGACGAAAATGTCCGCAAAGCCGTACAGAAACAAAAGTCACTGCTGGAGTTCGCTCCACAGAGCAAAGCGGCGCAAGCGATTCGTACGCTCGCCAAAGAGGTGGATCAGTGGCCTCTGCCCAGCGCGCCCACGGGCCGGCTGGAGTTCTTTGTCGAGCGTCTGCTCCAGGTCGCCAACAGTCGCTAG
- the cheY gene encoding chemotaxis response regulator CheY has protein sequence MDKNMKILIVDDFSTMRRIIKNLLRDLGFSNTHEADDGVTALPMLRSGDFDFLVTDWNMPGMTGIDLLRAVREDEKLHALPVLMVTAEAKRDQIIEAAQAGVNGYVVKPFTAAALKEKIEKIFERVG, from the coding sequence TTGGATAAGAACATGAAAATCCTGATTGTCGACGATTTTTCGACAATGCGACGGATTATTAAGAACCTGCTCAGAGACCTGGGGTTCAGCAATACCCATGAGGCTGACGATGGGGTAACGGCCTTGCCCATGCTGCGCAGCGGCGACTTTGACTTCCTGGTGACCGATTGGAACATGCCCGGTATGACCGGTATCGACTTGCTGCGTGCAGTGCGTGAGGACGAGAAGCTGCATGCCCTGCCGGTGCTGATGGTGACCGCTGAAGCCAAGCGCGATCAGATTATTGAAGCCGCCCAGGCCGGCGTGAACGGGTATGTGGTCAAACCGTTTACCGCGGCTGCGCTCAAGGAAAAGATCGAGAAAATTTTTGAACGCGTTGGTTAA
- a CDS encoding RNA polymerase sigma factor FliA codes for MYDKTRQLGNQIRVEDYAPLVKRIAHHMMLRMPACVQVEDLIQAGMIGLIEASQKYDASKGASFETYAGIRIRGAIVDEMRRGDWAPRSVHRNARRISEAIGIVEGRTGRDAQDAEVAEQLGVELDDYFDMLRDASASRLFSYEETFGDDDTSQHMAGPGSEHASPLDGIQRAALKQSLAQAITQLPEREKLVLALYYDEELNLKEIGQVLGVSESRVSQIHSQAALRLRTRLADWQGND; via the coding sequence ATGTACGATAAAACCCGACAACTTGGCAATCAGATCCGGGTTGAAGACTACGCCCCGCTGGTCAAGCGCATTGCCCATCATATGATGCTGCGCATGCCCGCCTGTGTGCAGGTTGAAGACCTGATACAGGCCGGAATGATCGGCCTGATTGAGGCCTCCCAGAAGTACGATGCCTCCAAGGGGGCCAGCTTCGAAACCTACGCCGGCATCCGCATCCGCGGTGCTATCGTGGATGAAATGCGCCGGGGTGATTGGGCGCCTCGCTCCGTTCACCGCAACGCCCGGCGCATCAGCGAGGCCATTGGCATTGTGGAAGGGCGCACCGGTCGGGATGCCCAGGATGCCGAGGTCGCCGAGCAACTGGGCGTAGAACTGGATGATTATTTCGACATGCTGCGCGATGCCAGTGCCAGCCGGTTGTTCAGCTATGAAGAGACCTTTGGCGATGATGATACCAGCCAGCATATGGCCGGTCCGGGGTCCGAGCACGCCAGTCCCCTGGATGGAATCCAGCGTGCGGCCCTAAAGCAATCCCTTGCGCAGGCGATAACCCAACTGCCGGAGCGGGAAAAACTGGTGTTGGCGCTGTACTACGATGAAGAGCTCAACCTCAAGGAAATCGGTCAGGTGCTGGGGGTCAGCGAATCCCGGGTCAGCCAGATTCACAGTCAGGCGGCCCTGCGTCTGAGAACACGACTGGCCGATTGGCAGGGTAATGATTGA